The following are from one region of the Chionomys nivalis chromosome 16, mChiNiv1.1, whole genome shotgun sequence genome:
- the Sec61b gene encoding protein transport protein Sec61 subunit beta, translated as MPGPTPSGTNVGSSGRSPSKAVAARAAGSTVRQRKNASCGTRSAGRTTSAGTGGMWRFYTEDSPGLKVGPVPVLVMSLLFIASVFMLHIWGKYTRS; from the exons ATG CCGGGTCCGACCCCCAGTGGCACCAACGTGGGCTCCTCAGGGCGCTCTCCCAGCAAAGCGGTGGCCGCACGGGCGGCGGGATCCACAGTCCGGCAGAG AAAAAATGCCAGCTGTGGGACGCGGAGTGCAGGCCGCACCACCTCTGCAGGAACTGGAGGGATGTGGAGATTCTACACAGAAGACTCCCCAGGGCTCAAAGT TGGTCCCGTTCCAGTGTTGGTGATGAGTCTTCTGTTCATCGCTTCTGTGTTTATGTTGCACATTTGGGGCAAGTACACGCGCTCATAG
- the Alg2 gene encoding alpha-1,3/1,6-mannosyltransferase ALG2 codes for MAENLCRARARVYPPSVLFLHPDLGVGGAERLVLDAALALQEYGCDVKIWTAHYNPNHCFLETRELPVHCAGDWLPRSLGWGGRGAAICAYVRMIFLALYVLFLSGEEFDVVVCDQVSACIPVFKLARRRKKVLFYCHFPDLLLTKRNSALKRFYRAPIDWIEEYTTGMADRILVNSQYTASVFKETFKTLSHVNPDVLYPSLNIGSFDLAVPEKIDDLVPKGKQFLFLSINRFERKKNLPLALSALVQLRGRLTSQDWERVHLFMGGGYDDRVLENVEHYKELKKIVQQSDLERHVTFLPSFSDRQKISLLHGCLCVLYTPSNEHFGIVPLEAMYMQCPVIAVNSGGPLESVVHKVTGFLCEPDPVHFSEAMEQFIHKPSLRATMGLAGRARVAEKFSAEVFAEQLFQYVTKLV; via the exons ATGGCTGAAAACCTGTGCCGAGCCCGGGCCCGGGTCTACCCCCCGTCCGTACTGTTCCTGCACCCGGACCTGGGCGTGGGCGGTGCCGAGCGGCTAGTGCTGGACGCGGCGCTGGCGCTGCAGGAGTACGGCTGTGACGTGAAGATATGGACCGCGCACTACAACCCGAACCACTGCTTCCTGGAGACCCGCGAGCTCCCGGTGCACTGCGCCGGGGACTGGCTGCCCCGCAGCCTGGGCTGGGGCGGCCGCGGCGCCGCCATCTGCGCCTACGTGCGCATGATCTTTCTGGCTCTCTACGTGCTGTTTCTCTCTGGCGAGGAATTTGACGTGGTCGTGTGCGACCAG GTGTCTGCCTGTATACCTGTCTTCAAACTGGCGAGACGGCGTAAGAAGGTCCTGTTTTACTGTCACTTCCCAGATCTACTGCTTACAAAGAGAAATTCTGCTCTGAAGCGGTTCTACAGGGCCCCCATTGACTGGATCGAGGAATACACCACAGGCATGGCAGATCGCATCTTGGTCAACAGCCAGTACACAGCTTCCGTCTTTAAGGAAACcttcaagaccctgtctcatgtAAACCCTGATGTCCTCTACCCGTCCCTGAACATCGGCAGCTTTGACTTGGCTGTTCCTGAGAAGATAGATGACCTAGTCCCCAAGGGGAAACAGTTCCTGTTCCTCTCTATCAACCgatttgaaaggaagaagaatCTACCTTTGGCGCTGAGCGCCCTAGTCCAGCTTCGTGGACGGTTGACTTCTCAAGACTGGGAGAGGGTTCATCTGTTCATGGGTGGTGGTTACGACGATAGGGTCCTGGAAAACGTGGAGCACTATAAGGAGTTAAAGAAAATAGTCCAGCAGTCAGACCTTGAGCGCCACGTGACCTTCCTGCCATCCTtctcagacagacagaagatCTCGCTCCTCCACGGCTGTTTGTGTGTGCTTTACACCCCAAGCAATGAGCACTTTGGCATCGTCCCTCTGGAGGccatgtacatgcagtgcccaGTCATCGCCGTCAACTCAGGGGGGCCCTTGGAGTCTGTTGTTCACAAGGtcacagggtttctgtgtgaaCCTGACCCAGTGCACTTCTCAGAGGCGATGGAACAGTTCATCCACAAGCCATCCTTGAGAGCCACGATGGGCCTGGCTGGAAGAGCCAGGGTAGCAGAGAAGTTCTCCGCTGAAGTGTTTGCGGAACAGCTCTTCCAGTATGTCACCAAACTCGTGTAG